Proteins found in one Sorghum bicolor cultivar BTx623 chromosome 1, Sorghum_bicolor_NCBIv3, whole genome shotgun sequence genomic segment:
- the LOC8082321 gene encoding E3 ubiquitin-protein ligase EL5, whose product MARRFLTPDTTTPAADGGNGAAAPPASHVVQWHLHGAAAKVAIAGNVVVAVLFFAAVIWRVFFTGTAQEGAAVSPQVEGASAHGAAEGALFSSSASRSSTPPACASPRSGGLGEADLLALPVYVHGSSADEAHHQVGGAEGTTTTVECAVCLGELRDGETGRVLPRCGHRFHAECVDRWFRSHVTCPLCRAVVAADGGSGKSPKVPPGPGV is encoded by the coding sequence ATGGCCAGGCGGTTCCTCACGCCGGACACCACCACGCcggcggcggacggcggcaACGGCGCCGCCGCCCCTCCCGCGTCTCACGTCGTACAGTGGCACCTGCATGGGGCGGCCGCGAAGGTCGCCATCGCGGGCAACGTCGTCGTCGCGGTGCTCTTTTTCGCCGCCGTCATCTGGCGCGTCTTCTTCACGGGGACAGCCCAGGAAGGCGCCGCCGTCTCTCCGCAGGTGGAGGGCGCATCGGCACACGGTGCCGCGGAGGGGGCATTATTCTCATCGTCGGCTAGCAGGAGCAGCACGCCGCCGGCGTGCGCGTCACCGCGGTCGGGTGGCCTTGGCGAGGCCGACCTCCTGGCGCTGCCGGTGTACGTGCACGGCTCCTCCGCTGATGAGGCTCATCATCAGGTGGGCGGCGCTGaggggacgacgacgacggtggaGTGCGCGGTGTGCCTAGGCGAGCTCAGGGACGGCGAGACCGGCCGGGTATTGCCGCGGTGCGGGCACCGGTTCCACGCCGAGTGCGTGGACAGGTGGTTCCGGTCGCACGTCACCTGTCCGCTCTGCCGCGCCGTGGTGGCGGCCGACGGCGGCTCCGGCAAGTCCCCCAAGGTGCCGCCGGGTCCGGGTGTGTGA
- the LOC8083657 gene encoding RING-H2 finger protein ATL2, producing MESSSSSSLDSNLRFDLYAVLVGLGLAGFLAVCFWRLYKLTVSARPQDMMPTATATATTSDAGRLKTGALRQQDVAALPVFVVRGRGAGADDGCAAAPSVECAVCLAEIGDGETGRLLPGCGHRFHVACIDRWFRANSTCPLCRAAAVGEQQGAVETCKAAASAQEQVAVVVQS from the coding sequence AtggagtcgtcgtcgtcgtcgtctttggACAGCAACCTCAGGTTCGACTTGTACGCGGTGCTGGTGGGGCTCGGCCTCGCGGGCTTCCTCGCGGTGTGCTTCTGGCGCCTGTACAAGCTCACCGTGTCCGCGCGGCCGCAGGACATGAtgcccaccgccaccgccaccgccaccacctccgATGCCGGCCGTCTCAAGACGGGAGCGCTGCGGCAGCAGGACGTCGCGGCACTGCCGGTGTTCGTCGTGCGCGGCCGCGGAGCCGGAGCGGACGATGGCTGCGCCGCCGCGCCGTCGGTGGAGTGCGCGGTGTGCCTCGCGGAGATAGGCGACGGGGAGACGGGCCGCCTCCTGCCCGGGTGCGGCCACAGGTTCCACGTCGCGTGCATCGACCGGTGGTTTAGGGCTAACTCCACGTGCCCGCTCTGCCGCGCGGCGGCCGTCGGGGAGCAGCAGGGCGCGGTGGAGACGTGCAAGGCCGCCGCCTCGGCACAGGAAcaggtggcggtggtggtgcaAAGCTGA
- the LOC8082322 gene encoding probable phospholipid hydroperoxide glutathione peroxidase, which produces MPPHASASASPRSGGILRSLAGELELCEFTQQSIMAAASSLHDFIVKDASGKDVHLSTYKGKVLLIVNVASKCGLTNSNYTELTQLYEMYKDQGFEILAFPCNQFGGQEPATSEEIVQFVCTRFTAKFPIFDKVDVNGEDAAPIYKFLKSSKTGPFGENIKWNFAKFLVDKKGHVIERYAPTTYPLSIQKDIKKLLGSY; this is translated from the exons ATGCCTCCCCACGCATCTGCATCTGCATCTCCCAGGTCAGGTGGCATCCTCAGGTCTCTGGCCGGTGAGCTCGAGCTGTGTGAGTTTACTCAGCAATCCATCATGGCTGCCGCCAGCTCCCTCCACGACTTCATCGTCAAG GATGCAAGCGGCAAAGATGTGCACCTGAGCACCTACAAGGGCAAGGTTCTCCTCATCGTCAACGTTGCATCAAAGTG TGGCCTGACCAATTCTAACTACACGGAGCTTACCCAGCTATACGAGATGTACAAGGACCAGG GTTTTGAGATCCTTGCGTTCCCATGCAACCAGTTCGGTGGGCAAGAGCCTGCCACGAGTGAGGAGATCGTCCAGTTTGTTTGCACTCGCTTCACGGCCAAGTTTCCAATTTTTGACAAG GTTGACGTCAACGGCGAAGATGCTGCACCCATCTACAAGTTTCTGAAATCCAGCAAAACCGGTCCCTTCGGTGAGAACATCAAGTGGAACTTCGCCAAGTTCTTGGTTGACAAAAAGGGGCATGTCATTGAGCGGTATGCTCCAACCACTTACCCACTCAGCATCCAG AAGGACATCAAGAAGCTGCTTGGGAGTTATTGA